The following proteins come from a genomic window of Methanocella conradii HZ254:
- a CDS encoding TldD/PmbA family protein has product MIILILALEKALDSRADYFDIRLLEVTTTNLEMKNNEVTRAVAGRESGACVRVLYRGAWGFASTPDVREPALKEAADKAARMAKGVSEKVKEKSSLAPVRPSEGTADIPMKKSFLDMGIESKLGLLRSTYDAVKDYDFIASMTAAYKDDYTIEEFMSSEGSHIVTKTPRVFWSLELVGRKDGDIQSVRRRIGNSMGFEAFDGDRHVAVARDCAASLVALLAGKSPPSGIMPVIVDHGLCGVFAHEAVGHASEGDLVATGNSCFEGLLGEQIGSELVTIKDDATIPGLFGSYIYDDEGVKTRPKTLIEDGRLNGFILNRETAARLGMEPNGGARAESYHHRPIVRMSNTYIDRGDATFKEMIEDIKLGVYAKDSRGGQVNTSQGFFQFNAQEAYLIENGEITKPLRDVSLSGKTLDILKLIDMVGNDLVLGHPGICGKGQSVPVGDGGPHVRISKCVVGGR; this is encoded by the coding sequence GTGATAATCTTGATTCTCGCGCTTGAGAAGGCCCTGGATAGCAGGGCGGATTACTTTGATATAAGGCTTTTAGAAGTCACGACCACGAACCTGGAGATGAAAAATAACGAGGTGACCAGGGCCGTTGCGGGCAGGGAGAGCGGGGCGTGCGTGAGGGTGCTCTACAGGGGCGCCTGGGGGTTCGCTAGCACGCCTGACGTTAGAGAGCCTGCCTTGAAAGAGGCGGCCGACAAAGCCGCGAGGATGGCGAAAGGCGTGAGCGAGAAGGTGAAGGAAAAGTCGTCGCTAGCCCCGGTAAGGCCGTCTGAGGGCACAGCCGATATCCCCATGAAGAAGAGCTTTTTGGATATGGGCATAGAGTCAAAGCTCGGCCTTTTACGGTCAACCTATGATGCGGTCAAGGACTACGATTTTATAGCGAGCATGACGGCGGCTTATAAGGACGACTATACGATTGAGGAGTTCATGTCATCCGAGGGGAGCCATATCGTCACGAAGACGCCGCGGGTATTCTGGTCGCTGGAGCTTGTAGGGAGGAAGGACGGCGACATACAGTCTGTGAGGAGGCGCATAGGCAATTCGATGGGCTTTGAGGCCTTTGACGGCGACAGGCATGTGGCGGTTGCCAGGGATTGCGCGGCATCGCTGGTGGCATTGCTGGCGGGCAAGTCGCCACCGTCAGGCATTATGCCCGTAATCGTCGATCACGGCCTCTGCGGGGTGTTCGCCCACGAGGCGGTCGGCCATGCTTCAGAAGGCGACCTCGTGGCAACCGGCAACTCGTGCTTCGAAGGGCTTTTGGGCGAGCAGATAGGGAGCGAGCTCGTCACCATCAAGGACGACGCCACCATACCTGGGCTTTTCGGCAGCTACATATATGACGATGAGGGGGTCAAGACGCGCCCCAAGACGCTCATAGAGGACGGCAGGCTGAATGGCTTCATCCTTAACAGGGAAACCGCCGCTCGCCTAGGCATGGAGCCAAATGGAGGTGCCAGGGCGGAGTCATACCACCATAGGCCTATCGTGCGAATGAGCAATACATATATTGATAGAGGCGACGCCACGTTCAAGGAGATGATAGAGGACATCAAGCTAGGCGTATACGCAAAGGATAGCCGGGGAGGGCAGGTCAACACCTCCCAGGGGTTCTTCCAGTTCAATGCCCAGGAAGCCTATCTCATAGAGAATGGCGAAATCACGAAGCCATTAAGGGACGTTTCGCTATCGGGCAAGACGCTGGATATTTTGAAGTTAATCGATATGGTGGGAAATGATCTGGTTTTGGGCCATCCTGGAATCTGTGGGAAGGGGCAGTCTGTCCCGGTCGGCGACGGTGGGCCGCATGTGAGGATATCGAAATGCGTCGTAGGGGGGAGATGA
- a CDS encoding AAA family ATPase — MALLNREDMIRIIESCEIKGQDEAIVRALMYINLGYPIMLYGPPGNGKTTIAEHLLRYISGGDNYYRIEATEGMTEYHTIGGFHPLSMSGNPELSKKFVYKDGIITRAIKEKKNLLIDEFNRAPTTAYSGLFMLLSAGILPVEHREEVLRKPDNWVLIVTANLGDEGTFKMSSALKRRFIPIFIGYINRFTEEKVIRSYAPDLDQAIVNAILDFAEETRRLWQEEKALPLGLSTDGVIKMARYCDLSIAEGLDGKTAFTDAAMHQGIVIADETDYASIQTVNELALRIASRL; from the coding sequence ATGGCGTTGCTGAACCGCGAGGACATGATAAGGATCATCGAGTCATGCGAGATAAAAGGCCAGGATGAGGCTATCGTAAGGGCGCTGATGTACATTAACCTGGGCTATCCTATCATGCTCTACGGCCCGCCAGGCAACGGTAAAACCACCATCGCGGAGCATTTGCTGAGATACATATCCGGCGGCGACAACTATTATCGCATAGAGGCCACCGAGGGGATGACCGAGTACCACACGATTGGCGGGTTCCACCCGCTATCCATGTCTGGCAACCCCGAGCTTTCTAAAAAATTCGTGTACAAGGATGGCATAATCACCCGTGCCATAAAAGAGAAGAAGAACCTGCTTATCGACGAGTTCAACAGGGCGCCGACTACAGCCTATTCCGGCCTGTTCATGCTCCTTTCCGCAGGGATATTGCCCGTCGAGCACAGGGAAGAGGTCTTGAGAAAGCCCGATAACTGGGTCTTGATAGTGACGGCCAACCTTGGCGATGAGGGGACGTTCAAGATGAGCTCGGCGCTAAAGCGCCGCTTCATACCTATATTTATTGGCTATATCAACCGTTTCACCGAGGAGAAGGTAATCCGCTCTTATGCCCCTGACCTCGACCAGGCAATCGTTAACGCCATACTTGATTTTGCCGAGGAGACAAGGAGGCTCTGGCAGGAAGAAAAGGCGCTCCCTCTGGGCCTTTCGACAGACGGAGTAATAAAGATGGCGAGGTATTGCGACTTATCCATAGCCGAGGGGCTGGATGGCAAGACGGCGTTCACCGACGCTGCCATGCATCAAGGAATTGTCATAGCGGATGAGACCGATTATGCGTCCATACAGACGGTGAACGAGCTTGCGTTGAGGATAGCGAGCCGCCTATGA
- a CDS encoding vWA domain-containing protein gives MIFDDGLELRESCARCMADPADVESYDTLMNGCRIIGRGFLRLYSIMPSMNTRMVYSNYVGGGMISFNKTISGFSQKGKSLDEIVARYRVRDVKKLSLAIMYDDSNSMTAWWRIKNMGVRISEAQAPQSYAKVACLALMEGLGKTADISLWTYGSRPEGPFTANNNMYRQLISRNGSGGTRLDLALQSLLDVGWHRKPGTKVAIILTDGVPEVGRSVYAEDVLVNVKALDLLRSIMGSKVKVLYIQLHTDDSRRYKKCGGYTMKEFGEAIEKMGGLVMNVDTANHISDSLFKGLRQVLKLR, from the coding sequence ATGATATTCGACGATGGCCTCGAGCTAAGGGAGTCCTGCGCCCGGTGCATGGCTGACCCAGCGGACGTTGAGTCATACGATACGCTAATGAATGGCTGCAGGATAATCGGAAGAGGCTTTTTACGGCTATACAGCATAATGCCCTCGATGAATACCCGCATGGTGTACTCGAATTACGTGGGCGGGGGCATGATCTCTTTTAATAAGACGATTTCTGGTTTCAGCCAGAAAGGCAAGAGCCTGGATGAAATTGTGGCCAGGTATCGCGTGAGGGACGTTAAAAAGTTAAGCCTGGCAATAATGTATGACGATTCGAACTCGATGACCGCCTGGTGGCGCATCAAGAATATGGGAGTGAGGATTAGCGAGGCACAGGCGCCCCAGTCATACGCTAAGGTCGCGTGCCTTGCGCTTATGGAGGGACTCGGGAAAACGGCTGATATAAGCCTCTGGACGTATGGCAGCAGGCCGGAAGGGCCGTTTACGGCAAATAACAATATGTATAGGCAGTTGATTTCAAGGAATGGCTCGGGCGGCACCCGGCTCGACCTTGCGCTTCAATCCCTCTTAGACGTTGGCTGGCACAGGAAGCCCGGCACAAAGGTGGCCATTATCCTGACGGATGGCGTGCCCGAGGTAGGGAGGAGCGTCTACGCCGAGGACGTGCTGGTGAACGTCAAGGCGCTTGACCTTTTAAGGAGCATTATGGGCAGTAAGGTAAAAGTCCTGTATATCCAGCTTCATACTGATGATTCGCGGCGGTATAAGAAGTGTGGGGGGTACACGATGAAAGAGTTCGGGGAGGCCATCGAGAAGATGGGCGGCCTCGTGATGAACGTGGATACGGCCAACCATATAAGCGATTCGCTATTTAAGGGCCTCCGGCAAGTATTAAAGCTCAGGTAA